One region of Anoplopoma fimbria isolate UVic2021 breed Golden Eagle Sablefish chromosome 10, Afim_UVic_2022, whole genome shotgun sequence genomic DNA includes:
- the LOC129097550 gene encoding heat shock factor-binding protein 1-like translates to MNNIMAEIENPSKDKSSGRETMSNTDMTAVMEKTMQGVQGRFQTMSEQLETKLDEMGTRIDDLEKNVSELMTQAGMEEQAASK, encoded by the exons ATGAACAACATTATGGCCGAGATTGAGAATCCATCGAAAGATAAGAGTTCTGGTAGAGAAACCAtgtcaaacacagacatgacAGCGGTG ATGGAGAAAACGATGCAGGGAGTCCAGGGAAGGTTTCAGACAATGTCGGAGCAGCTGGAGACCAAAc TCGATGAGATGGGAACCCGCATCGATGACCTTGAGAAGAACGTGTCTGAGCTCATGACTCAGGCCGGCATGGAGGAGCAGGCCGCTTCCAAGTAA